The DNA region GCCAACGAGATGTGCTCCACCTTCGCGGCGGCCGAGGTCGCCCGCGCGTTGGCCGAACAGGCGACGAGCGAGGCCGAACACGCCCAGTTGAGCGCACGGGCCGCGCAGTGGGACGCCCTCGTCAACGAGCGGTGGCCCGCCCTGGTCGAGGCGATCAGGGCGGCTCTGCCGCACACGGGGCAGGTCGAGCACTTCATGCCGGTCCGGCCGCTGACCAACGGCCACGTCGAGCTCCATGTGCACGACGAGGCCGGCCGCCGCCTCGTCGTGCTGCTCACCGGCGCGCAGGCCCTCGCCGTAGGCGCGCACCTGACCGCGTACGGAGCGATCAGCCTCGACCGCATCGGGCAGAAGCTCGACCCGAGCCTGCCCCAGCTGAAGGCCACACCACCGTTCGACCCCCACGGGACCGCCGGGCAACCGGCCAACCCCGACCGTGCCGCCGGGCCAACGGCCACCCCAGCCTGACCGCCGCCACGTGTTGCCGCGCGGCCCACGGTCCGACCCCGGGCCGCGCGGCACACCACGTGACTTCCCCTCTTACTGACAACGGAGTACCCGTATGAACCCCGATGACCTGTTCGACCTCGCCGCAGACTTCGCCCAGGCAACCGGCAACGCCGAACGGTTCCGCACCTGCGCGGCAACCTCGACCGGCGACGACCACACAACAAACACGAGGAAAGCGTCACGCTGGGAGGCTGTTGCCGCCCGCCGACGCGAGCACCTGCGTACCGCGCTGCGCGAGGCGCTTCACGGGACCGTCACGGCCGTACCCGACGCCGAGTTGCCCGTCGCCACCTGGCAGCAACGCCTCGTCGAGATCCGCGCCATCACCCTCGACAACACCCGCGCCGTGCGGGTGCGGTACACCCCGACCCAGGCGCTCACCACCGGAGCCGATCTCATCGCCTGCGCCGCCGTCACCGACGAGCACAGCGGCGGCATCCTCGCCGGAATCCTCCCCGCCTTCCCACCCCGGCCAAGCACCGACAACGAGCCGGCCGGCGAAGAGGAGACGGGCGGCATGACGAGCCGAATCGAGCCGTCCGAGGACGCCAACGGCGACGGGCAGCACACCTCCAGCTTGACCCACCCCTGAACGGAGTCCTGATGTACCGATCCATGGAGTACGGCGACACCGCCCGGGTGATCGCACCAACCGACGCCACCGAATACCGCCTCGGCATCGTCATCGACGTGCGTTACTCCACCCCGCATACGACCCACGCACGCAGCTACACCCTCCGCTTCCCCAACGGCACCGAGCGCACCTACCCGGCCGCCCAGGTCGCATGGTGCACCCGCGCCGACGACTACGCCGCCCTGGAAACCGCCTTCGTCACCGCGTGCGTGGCACTACGCGACGCCTGCCGCATCGCCCACGACTACGACGCGGACCTCGCCAACGGAACCGCGAGCCTCCTGCGGCGCCTGGTCGACCTCGCCCGCCTACGCCTCGCGCTGACCCTCGACCCGGCCAACCCCACCCGGCCCGGCAACAACAAGACCGGAGGCGGACACTGATGCCCTCGTACCACCCCCACCCGGGACACTCCATCAGGGCGACCGAACCCGGCACGCCCACGGGCCGGACCGGCGAACCGCTCTACTGTCGGCGATGCCGCCGAGGCGTCAACGTCCGCTTCAACCCCCACGGCGTCATCGTCGAATACCTCCACGCGGCCGAGCAGCGCGGCGAACGCAGCGACCACAAAGCCGAGCCGGTACCGGTCACCGAGATCCCCGACCCGATCATCGAGTGCGACTTCTGCTCCGCACCCGACGCCACCTGGATCTACCAATGCGCGAACCAGCTGACCGATGTCCGACGAGTCACCGCGCAGGTCGTGGCCGTCAGCGACTACCGCAACCGGCACCACGCCGCACGCGTCCGCCGCACAGGCACCGAGCACGCACTCACCCAGGCATGGGGAGAGCGGTGGTCCGCCTGCGACGGCTGCGCCGACCTCATCGAGACCCGAGACATCTACGGCCTCATCCAGCGGGTTACCGACGCGATGCCAGCAAAAATGGTACGAGGCAAACACCTCGCACGAACCCGTGCCCTGCTCCACGACACGTACTCCACGGTCTTCGACACCCTCGCCCCAGGCCGTGGCCAGATCACACCCGGCAACCCGCTGGGCATCTGGCCCGAGGCCCCCGAGGCGGCGTCGTGAACACCACCTCGCGGCACCGCCCACTCGCATACACCCACGCCAAGTCGATCCGGCACCCTCGCCCGGTCTGCGGCCTCGACAACGGACCGCTGACCCGCGTCACCGAGGACCACCACCTCGTGACCTGCCCGGACTGTCAAGAACTGGCCGACATCGACGCGCTTCCCGACGACGCGACCGCCGGTGACCCCCGCGTGATCGAGGTCCTCCGCGAAGCCATGCGCGGCGCGACACGCAAGATCGACGGGGTCGTGGTGGACCCGACCACCGCCGCCGCGATCCTGACCGTGTACGACGCCGCCAAACCCGCTACCCGCGCCAAACTCGCCGCGCTGCCCCTACACCGCATGGCACAGGTCGCATGGCGAGTGCTGCGCCCACGCGTCTAACTCGGCATGGGTCGGTGGCCGGCGGGCACACCCGAGGGTGCGCGCAATTCCCGACCGGCCACCTCGCCCACCCGGGCCACCTGCCGGCCACACGACCACCAATACCCGGGCCGGACGTACCGCCGATCCTACGACCCGAGTCACACGCACCTCGACGACGCGGACGGCCACCGAGCCGTCCGCGAGGGAGGATGAACGGCGTGGCACGACGCGTGATCGGCGGACGGATAGCCCTCAACCGGGCCGGCGTCGCCGCGCACACCGGCGCGGCCTACTCCACCGTCAACCACTGGCACCGCCACCGCGCCCGATTCGGCTTCCCTGAGGGCTTCCGCAGCGACGGCCGCCAGTGGTTTTGGCTCGACGACATTGAGACATTCCACGAAGCGCACCAGGCCGCGAAGCGCGCCGACCTCACAAAGGTCGACCGCCGCGGACACCCCGACGACCTCATCGGCTCCGGCGCCGCAGCGAGGGCCCTCGGCTACGGCTCCTACCGCAACCTGCCCGACACCCTGCTCGATCGGCCCGACCGCGTCGAGCACCTGCCCGATGGACGGAAACGACGCCTCTGGTACCGGCGCACCATCTGGACCGTCGCCGACGCACGCACGGGCCGACAATCCACCGGCCGTACCCCCGGCACCACCGGTGCCCGTCAACCGCATCCCTACGCCGACGACCCCCGGCTCCAGACCGCCACTGAACTGCTGAACGAGGCCGCCGCTGCGGGGCGTGACCGACATGGGCTAGGTGCAGAGTTGGCACTCAAGCTCGGCATCCCGCAACGTACAGCGCAACGGCTGCTCTCGGAAGCGTGCCGCGTTACAGGCCTTCGGTGACGGGCCGCGAATGAAGGACCTGCTCACCCCTCGATGCTCGTGTCGTGGCTGTGCGCTATCTAGCGACACCGAACTTGACCTGCATCGGCGGCAGTCGCTGCAGCGGGCAGCGGATCGGCCGCAGATGAAACTCGACAGGGAAGTGGGGTTAGTCCGGCCGGACAGCTGGCCCTGACCCACGAGAATCGCCCACGCTACCGGAGCATGGTCACATTACGCTCAATTTACCGAGTTGACGGCTATCACCTCGGCAGCGACCATCTGCGTGTGCAGAAGAAGCAGAGGTGGTTCGACGAAGGCGCGCTCGTGCTGCGTTCCGTGCTGGAACGGCTTGGCCGAGGCAGTGATCTCCCTGCCGCCACTGATTACTACGCCTGCCCATGTTGCCTGGTGGCGTACACGCGGGAAGCCCTGGAAACCGGCGAGTTGACGGAAGAGCATGTACCACCGCGAGTGTTGGGCGGCCGAGGGCTGGTGCTTACCTGCAAGGACTGCAACAACAGCTCCGGCACCTACTTCGACTCGCACGCCCACCGGCGCGCGGACACCGAAGGCTTCCTACGGGGCCGAGTGACGGGCCGCTACCTGCCTGCCACGATGTACGCCGACGGCATCCCGCTGCGGGGCACGGCGCATCGGACAGGGGAAGGTATTCAGGTCTTCGGCGTTCCAAGCCAAAATGACCCTAAGGTGCAGGCGGCGCATTTCGAGGCGATGGATGCCTACGTTGACAGTCGTGACCCCAACCCGAGGATTTCCTTCACTATCCACGGCCGATACAGCGAGGCGCGGGCCCGGTACTCCTGGATCCGTTCGGCGTACCTGGCAGCGTTCGCCGCGCTGGGTTGGAGCTACGTACTCCGGCCAGTGATGAAGCCAATCACCGACCAGCTCAGGAACCCCACTGCCGAAGTCCTCCCAACCTACATGTTCCGTGACCTCAGCGCGCCGCCAGAACTCCGGCGCATATTGCTGGTCGACGACCCAGACGAACTGCGGTGTGTGGCGGTGGCGATGGGCGAGTTTGTGGTATTCCTGCCAGGTCTGTTCCGTCCGCTGACATGGCCACAACTTGCTGACGCCTTCGGGGAGCGGCGGAACATCGATAACCAGCTGACCGTGATCCTCAACGGCAAAGAGATGTCATGGCCACACTCGCCGACTTACTTCCTCGACCGATCTCCGACTGTTAAGGAGTGAACGACCGGACCAGGAAGTGACAGCGGGGTGTGATACCCAATGATCAGTGTGCCCGTCGGTGCCGGCGTAACCCAGGAACACTCCGACCTGGCTGTTCTCGGTCCGTCCTGCCGTCCCGGTGTACTGCCGCTGCACCCCGACCGTGTGGATGCCCTTCTTCAGGTCGTCGGTCTCGTCGACGGTCAGGACCGCGTCCGGACAGCCGAACCGTCCGGTGATCAACCGCCGCAGGTCGTCACGGACGGCGTCGGCGTCCCACACCGCCCCGATACAACAGTCGCTGCATCGCGTCCGGTCTGGCGTGTCCGGCCTGCTCGGCCAGCTGCCAGCACGTCTTGACCTCGAGATCGGCCAGCAGGCCGGACACGAACTGTCCTGCCGCCGGCGCGGCTCCACCCGAGCGAACCGGCCCGCGAAGCAGTCCAGTACCTCGGCCAGCACCCACTCCCACCGGCCAACGGCTACGCTGTGGCACGCGGCCACCGTAAGATCTGATGTTGTGTCCACAACGCACAGAGGATCATGCGGTGGCCGCCCCGCGTCCACCAGGGTTCACAAGCAAGATCTCAAACGGCGGCTGCCGTACTAGAAGGGATTGATCGCATCATCGATTGGGTACGGGGAGGTCGTGCGCGCTACTTCGCCAGTGCTCTGCTTGGCCCATGGGGTGTTGGATGAATCCGTAAAGTACACTGTTGATTCGGCCGCTATCGTCACCCTTCCGCTCAAATCGATTGAAGTATTAAGTATTGGAATCGGTCGCGGAAAAGCCTTATGGCGGTCGTTTTTCTGGCTTGGCGAAATTATTGGAGAGCGCTTCGCTATTATTCTCCTCCCGTCGGGAGTGGTTGTTACTACAATTACGTTGTGGATCGGTGTGGCGCTGAAATTTTGCACCGTTGCGTTTATGTAGTGGATGGCCGGACCGTTGGTAAACGCGAAGGTGGAACGGAAAACCACAACCAATTGGGCTGCGCGGACATCGGCCTCGGCGCGTTCCTGAGCCAGTTGCTGCTGTGCGAGTCGCGCTTGCTGGCGTTCGTGCATCAGAAGCGCTGCGGCGGCTCCCGCTGCCAGGAGGCCCGCGAGGATTCCGCCTATGCTGCCCCACGCCTGCATCCAGTCCGTGACCTTCGGAGCCTCCTGCCCTGGCGGCGGTTGGTATCGGATTGAGGTGTTGACCATTAGCAGCAGGAGGAAGGCGACCACGGACAGGCCAAAGCAGACTGCGCATCCGATCAAGAGGCGGCGGGGTGTCCAATCTCTCACGGGAACATTCTGCCGTCCGCCCGCAACCGCCGTCGGACACCCGCGCCCAACCCAGCGCCCGCTTGTCGCGGTAGACGCTGCCTGGATAGTCGCCCGTCCACCGTCGGCAACCATCCGGTACGCCGAGCCGACCGTCTTGGTCTCGGCCGCCGCGAGTGCCTGCGGGACGCTGGCGCCCATCCGGATCGCCCGCTTCACCGCGACCGGACCGGTCGCCAGAAGCGATGTCGCGACCTTTGCCGGGGGGTAGTGATCCCGCCCAGGCGATCGTGGGCATGGCGTCCAGCACGCTGGACGCGTTGCGGTGTGCCAGGTAGAACACACCGCCCAGGCCGGCGGCCTTCTTCCGTGCCTCATCGATAATCTTCGAGGCCGCGGTCGTGTAAACGGGGAAGGAGGCGTCGAGGTTTCCGGCGTTGAGCAGCGTGCGGTACGCGACGGTCACCTGCGCGGCGGCCTCGCTGGCGACTTTCGCCTGCGCTACCCGGTAGCTCTCGGCGAGCGCGTCCGTGGTCAGCACTGACACGGCGCACTCCTTCGAGGGTTTAGACGGCGGCGGGCTCCGCAGGTGCGGCCGGAGGCTGCGGCGTCAATGACTGGCAAGTCAGGGCCTCGGCAAGCTGGGCGAGTCCGTCTGCGGACGTCGCATGCCGCGCCACCGTTCGATGTCCTGGTCAGTGACGCCAGGAATGCGCTCCCATGCGGCCTCGGCCGGCACGGCGAGCATGGTCACCATCTTTCCGAGGGCATCCACGGCGGCGGCCAGTGAACGAGCCTCGGTGTCACGCCAGCGGACCTGCGCGGACAGGTCCCGGGCCGACTCGGGGTCCCCGGCGGCCAGCGCGGCGAGCCGGAGCGTCTGCTCCCACGACTCGCCGAAGATCGTCTCGTACTCGCCGATCTTGCGCTGTGTGGCAGCCTCGGCGGCGGCCAATGCGTCAGCCGAGAGGTTGACCAGGTCGCCGAGCAACACGTGCGGGCTGAGTTGGGCGATCGCGGCGAGAGTCCGCACGCCCGAGCCGTAGGTTTCGAGGTGCCCCTTGACGTCGGTTTGGTCGAAGCTGCCGAACTTCGCGTCCGGCGAGTCCGTGACCCACAGACGGTCAACGGCGGCCTGGAATGGCTCGACCGGCTGACCGAACAGCGGGGACTCGGGGTCGTCCACTGTCGGGATCGCCAGACCCGTTGCCCAGCGCTGGCGGAAGCTCGCGAACTGCAAGGCGATGAGCAGGTTGAAGACGGCTCGTTGATCCGGTCCTGAAGGACCAGCAGCGGTGCGATGATGCCCCGGTTCTCGCCGTCCAGCCGATCGCGGAAGCGGACCATCGGGCAGACCTTCAGGCCGTGCTCGTCGCTGCGGAGCAGGACCAGCCGTTCGCTGCCCTTCGCGCGGCCGATCAGGTGGACGGCCTCGTCGTCGAACAGCTCCCACAACCGCATCCCGTCGGCGGCGGTGCCCTTGACCCGTAGCCCATGTACGGGCCACTCGTCGTCGTCCTCGAAGAAGGCGATGGTCTTGGCTGGCGGGACCGGGCGGATGCTCGGGTCGGGCTCGCCGGGCAGGACGATCGTGTACGAGGCGCCGAACTCCAAGGCGCCCCGGTGGGCGATCGTCTGCCGCGCGTCGAGCCGGTTCGCCTGCCAGTACGCCCACGGCGGGGCGGACTGCGTCGACCGGGCCGGGCGGTAGCCGTCCACGAACAGCGACTTGACGTAGGTCTCGCTGATTAGCGGCAACCACGGAGTGATCGCGTTCTCAGCCAGCGACCGGTACTCGTTGCGGGCGCCCCGGGCCATGTACGGCAGGTCATGGTCGCCGCGTAGGTAACGGGCGATTCTTCCTGATCCGGCGCGTTCGTCGTTCCAGGTTGCGGCGTGGGCGTCTACCAGCTCGGCCGCGAGGCTGGCGACGGCCGATGGGGTGGTGGGCACCTAACCGTCCTTGCGTGTCTGTGATTGAATGCCATGCATGGCGCACGCGACCCCACGGACTATGACCAATCTACCAACGATGGAAATCGTTGTTGATCTAGGGGACGCTCCGAGATTGAGCGAGGTAGCGCGCTACTTTGAAGATCTGTCGTCGATCTACAACTACGCACTGACGATCTATTTGCCGAATTCGGTTGCTAGGATGGCGCTGCGAGTTGTTCGAGTTCGTATGAGTAGCCCGCTTGAGACCGTGCTTGCGGCTTCGTCTTCCTTTCAGCCGGTAGCGGCCGTCGTCGCCGCTCTCTGGGCTGTCGAGCGTGCGATCCGACTGCTGATGGAGTGGCAGATGCACCAGCTTGAACTGGCGGGGAGGCGGTCAGGGGGCTCGGGCGAGGACCGAGAAGACGATGATCTGGAAGCGCTTCTTGAGCGACAATCCGAAATTGCCAGCTCGGCAATCGATGCGCTAGAACAGGGTGCCGGCAGCGGAGGACTAGAACGTGCGGCAGAGGGTCGCGACGCTGCGTTGAGTGCTGCACGGCGGATTATCCGGTACCGGGTAATTCTCGTTGAAGTCGACGCTGACGCAGGTAAAGGAAAACGGAGGAAGCGCTAGAATCCGTACAACCGCCCAGTCCTCTTCCTTTGTTTTGCTAACACGCCCTCGGCGAGGGCGCGGGAACGGGCCATGCGGGCGAGGAACAGCGCGGCTAGATTAGGTTCTTGAGCAGGGCGCTGGTGGGCCGCTGGCGAGCTGCCCGCAGGGGTCACGGATCCTTTTCCACGGTCCCTCGACCGATCCACACACATTCAAAGGTCAGCGCTATTCGTGCGTGGGGTCCCAGATATCCAGGATCGCCCGCTCGTGGTGACGGTACCCGGCCTCGCTCAGCCAGTCTCGCAATGCCGCCGCCGTGATATCGCCGGGCCCTGACCGGTACTGGTAGACCTTGGAGTAGTGAGTACGAGTGACAGTGCCTTGCCGTGGGTAGCTGTTGAGGTCGACGACCGCGGCGAGTCCTTCGGAAGCTATCAGTGACATGTGTAGGAGCGCGGTTTCGGGTGGGGATGACTGGTCGTCGAATTGTGTCCACAGCTCTTTCGCGGTCTGCACGCACCGGACAAGCGCGTCGGTGAGCTCGAACAAGCCGTTAAGTGTGAACGCTGCGGGGAGGGGTACGGTCCGGGCCCGCGCCTCCGCAGGTTGATGCCGTTCGTCGAGTTCTGCTAGGTGGAATCCGATGCCGACGGTCAGCAGCAGCGCCTGCTGGTGCGGGCTCTGCGAGATGTGGCCGGTGATGAGCTGGGCACCGGCCCTGACCGGAATTGCCTGACTCTGGCCGAGAGTGCCGGGTGTGGCGGCCCGAGCGACCGATTGAGCGGTGGTGTGGAAACGACCGTCAGCATTGCTTATGAACCAGGGTTCGGCGGCTACGCCCCAGTCGGAGTGGCGCGCCCGGAGCCAGCTGCTGATCGGTGAGCCTTGCATCGCGGCGATCAGGGTTTCTTCACGTGTCCCGAGTGGGGGACCCCATCCGTTGGGCACACGCGCAGGAATCTCGTGGCCCGCAGGCAGCAGCACGGCGACCTGCAGCGTCAGGTCGAGCGATTCGCCTCCATCTTTTATCAACGACGGACGGTGGTTGGTGAAGGGGTGGAGTTGTTCCTCGGGCGGGTTCGGCAGCAGACTGCCCGGTTCCTTCGTACCGGCGTCTAGGGCCTCGATGAGGGTGCTGGCGGCGAACCGGCGGCGGTTCGCCCACGACACGTCGGCGCGGTCGAGGGCGCCGGGCCGGGTGCCCGCCGCAGCGTCGTCCAGGTGCGCCCGCACAGCAATAACACGGCGGCGGCCGATACGTCCCAGGAACGCCGTCGCGTCGAATCCGCCGATCCGGGCGTGAGGGCCAGCGGATGCAAACACGACCTCGATGTCGACCAGCCGGGCCGCGAGATGCACGATTGACAGACCCTCGTCGACTGCGGTGGCGATCCGCCGGTCGACGTCCGTGTCGCCGAAAGCAGACTCCAGCCGGGAGACGTACAGGCTCACCGGTTCGATGGGGGCGGTGTCGCCAAGACGCGTGTGCTCCTGGACCCGCGCCCACGTCGCTTCGTAGGCGACCTGAACGATGTCCGCAAGCCATGACGAGCCGGGAGGTTGGGCGACGAGACGCGCAATTGTGGCGTCGCCCGGCTCGGGGACCGCCATCCGGATCGCCTTCAACATATATGGCAGCAGACCGGGATCTCTCAGCGCTATTGCGGGCAGCGGCCCGCCGTCGGCCCGCCGCAGCAGCGCCGCGAGCCAAACGGTCGCTGCTTCGTCAGGACCGAACCCGCCCGCTGAGGGAACGCGAAGGTGGTCGAACTGCTCGAACACGTACGGGATCACTGCGGCGGCCTCGCCGCCTGACAGCTCCGTAGACAGCGACTCGGCCCGCCGGAGTGCCCGGGCCGCCCGAGCGCACGCATGAGCGTCGGTGAGGTCCGGTCGTAACGCCATGGTCAGGTCCTCGACCGCCACGCTACGGCGTCCCTCGGCCAGATCTCGGATGGCCCGAACGAGACTATCGTCGCTAATCTCTCCGGTGATGGACGTCAGGGCGAAATACCGCTCGATGTAGTCGCGATCACTGATCCGCCGCCGCCCGCGCCGCTGGTGCTGGGCCACTATCGATCTGACCGGGTCGGTGGTCAGACATGGAAAGAGCCGTTGCAGGGCGGCCGCGACCCGACCGGTGTGCGGCGCTGGGACGTCGAGCCGGGCCAGCCCCGACTCGTCGAATTCGGCACGGAGGCCAGCGAGGTCGGTGTCATCGACGAGTGCGCTGCGGTGCAGGGCGATGGCCTGGTACAGACGCGGATAGGTGGTTCGCAGGAATGTCAGGGTGATGAAGTCGACAACATCGACCTCAGCAGCGCCGACCAGTGGCAGGTAGATATCGATCTGAGCGAGCAGCCGGGCCACGCTGCGCGGCTCGGTCAGAACCCGCAACAGCAGCACCTCACGCTCTTCGCCCATGCGGCGTTGCGCATCCTCGTTCAACGGCGCGGCGGCTCGGCCGAGCGCGTCAGCGAGGCCGGTGTTGAACAGCGACTCAGCGTGTTCCAGGCGGACCGGTGGCTGCTCGAGACGCAACGTGACGATCTTCTCCAAGAACGCGACGGCCCGGGCACCGTTCTTGTAGGCGATCGGCGTAGCGGACAGCACGTCAAGGATGGTCTCCTGGTCGTACGCGAGGACGTAGTGCACGTACGGCAGCCGGCCCAGCGCGCGCACCGCACGGAACACCGCCAACAGCTGCTCGGGCTGCAGCCGGTCGACATCGTCGATGACGACCAGTATCGGTCGGGCCAGCGCATCTAGCGCGTCGCGGACCTGCTCTGCCTGCTCCTGAAAGGTCGTTCCCTGATCGGCAAGCCGCTGGATGGCCTCGTTGGCCACAGCGGTCGCGGCACTACCGACCACCGGCACCAACGACAGCGCTGGCGTGGCCAGGACGCCGTACCGGGAAAGCTGACGCCGAACCCGTGCGCCGGCGGTGCTCTTCTCCGGTACTGCGGCGCGGATCGCGCCGAGCAGCTCGGTGACGACCGCATCAGGACCGGACAACGCCCACGGGTTGATCCAAGTGACGCCCCACCGACCAAGGTCGAGTCCTGCCACGATCATCTGGATCGTGCTGGTCTTACCGCTGCCCCACGGGCCGACCAACCCAACCACCGTGCTGCTCGGCCGGGAGCCGATCTGGTCAAGTAAGTCGACCACGCGGGTCACAAACGGACCGCGCCCGAACAGGTCCTTGCTCGGCTCATCGATCGGGTCGTCGACCCACCAGTTGCCGTCAGACAAGCCGGACACCGCCATTCGTCAGCCATCTCCGAAGCGGCGGCCATTGTATCGAACAGACATTCCACACCTCATTGATGCATGGCCAAATATGCGGCATGCCGCGATCCGTTCGTCGCTAACTGTGACGGTGTGGGCACTCGCTCGATGAGTCGGAATCGGAGCGCTGATCTAGCCCACGGTCCTGGTGCCTGATGCGGGTGCCTCGTTCGCCATCGTCCGTCGATGTTCGCCGGTTGGCTGCTCGGTCCTGAGCCGAGGATGCGTTCGGCCAGATGATTCAGGGTGCGGCTGGACAAAAATCGTCACAGGGTGGGACAGCATGGCGAGGCTCGCGGTCGAGGCTTCGATTCTTGGTCGACAGCTGTCCTGAATGGAGCACCGAAGCTATCGAATCACCGGGCCTGCTGAACCCGCTCTGAGCTGCAAGAGCAGCTTGAAAGGCTCGCTGATCATGTCAGTTGGTCCGTGAGGAAGCAGGTTTGTGGCGAGTCTTGCGGTGNNNNNNNNNNNNNNNNNNNNNNNNNNNNNNNNNNNNNNNNNNNNNNNNNNNNNNNNNNNNNNNNNNNNNNNNNNNNNNNNNNNNNNNNNNNNNNNNNNNN from Solwaraspora sp. WMMD791 includes:
- a CDS encoding P-loop NTPase fold protein, with amino-acid sequence MSDGNWWVDDPIDEPSKDLFGRGPFVTRVVDLLDQIGSRPSSTVVGLVGPWGSGKTSTIQMIVAGLDLGRWGVTWINPWALSGPDAVVTELLGAIRAAVPEKSTAGARVRRQLSRYGVLATPALSLVPVVGSAATAVANEAIQRLADQGTTFQEQAEQVRDALDALARPILVVIDDVDRLQPEQLLAVFRAVRALGRLPYVHYVLAYDQETILDVLSATPIAYKNGARAVAFLEKIVTLRLEQPPVRLEHAESLFNTGLADALGRAAAPLNEDAQRRMGEEREVLLLRVLTEPRSVARLLAQIDIYLPLVGAAEVDVVDFITLTFLRTTYPRLYQAIALHRSALVDDTDLAGLRAEFDESGLARLDVPAPHTGRVAAALQRLFPCLTTDPVRSIVAQHQRRGRRRISDRDYIERYFALTSITGEISDDSLVRAIRDLAEGRRSVAVEDLTMALRPDLTDAHACARAARALRRAESLSTELSGGEAAAVIPYVFEQFDHLRVPSAGGFGPDEAATVWLAALLRRADGGPLPAIALRDPGLLPYMLKAIRMAVPEPGDATIARLVAQPPGSSWLADIVQVAYEATWARVQEHTRLGDTAPIEPVSLYVSRLESAFGDTDVDRRIATAVDEGLSIVHLAARLVDIEVVFASAGPHARIGGFDATAFLGRIGRRRVIAVRAHLDDAAAGTRPGALDRADVSWANRRRFAASTLIEALDAGTKEPGSLLPNPPEEQLHPFTNHRPSLIKDGGESLDLTLQVAVLLPAGHEIPARVPNGWGPPLGTREETLIAAMQGSPISSWLRARHSDWGVAAEPWFISNADGRFHTTAQSVARAATPGTLGQSQAIPVRAGAQLITGHISQSPHQQALLLTVGIGFHLAELDERHQPAEARARTVPLPAAFTLNGLFELTDALVRCVQTAKELWTQFDDQSSPPETALLHMSLIASEGLAAVVDLNSYPRQGTVTRTHYSKVYQYRSGPGDITAAALRDWLSEAGYRHHERAILDIWDPTHE
- a CDS encoding phage portal protein, which produces MDDPESPLFGQPVEPFQAAVDRLWVTDSPDAKFGSFDQTDVKGHLETYGSGVRTLAAIAQLSPHVLLGDLVNLSADALAAAEAATQRKIGEYETIFGESWEQTLRLAALAAGDPESARDLSAQVRWRDTEARSLAAAVDALGKMVTMLAVPAEAAWERIPGVTDQDIERWRGMRRPQTDSPSLPRP
- a CDS encoding HNH endonuclease translates to MQKKQRWFDEGALVLRSVLERLGRGSDLPAATDYYACPCCLVAYTREALETGELTEEHVPPRVLGGRGLVLTCKDCNNSSGTYFDSHAHRRADTEGFLRGRVTGRYLPATMYADGIPLRGTAHRTGEGIQVFGVPSQNDPKVQAAHFEAMDAYVDSRDPNPRISFTIHGRYSEARARYSWIRSAYLAAFAALGWSYVLRPVMKPITDQLRNPTAEVLPTYMFRDLSAPPELRRILLVDDPDELRCVAVAMGEFVVFLPGLFRPLTWPQLADAFGERRNIDNQLTVILNGKEMSWPHSPTYFLDRSPTVKE